From Pseudomonas sp. LS1212, the proteins below share one genomic window:
- a CDS encoding SulP family inorganic anion transporter, whose product MGWPTRRTLLPFLTWLPRQTRASVGRDLLVGLSGAILALPQSIAYALIAGLPPEYGLYAAIIPVMIACLWGSSWHLICGPTAAISIVLYTSVSPLAVPGSDDYIMLILLLTFIAGVFQWLLGILRFGALVNFVSHSVVLGFTLGAAVVIALGQLPNLLGLDLPNQATALKSLVALVEHVGAVDYPSLILGLATLAGGLVLKLLVPRWPVLLITLAASSLLVWLWPGAFGHVQLVNAFVGKLPPFSPLPLDLDAVLRLLPSAVAVGMLGLVTSLSIARSLSARSQQLIDANQEVRAQGLSNMVGTLFSGYLSSGSFTRSALSYEAGACSPLAGVFSALWVALFAVAGATLIAHIPIPAMAGCILLICWGLVDHRAIRALFRVSRSEFLVMALTCVATLLLELQTAIYAGVLASLFFYLKRTSQPRVHQWREGDEEILRVGGSIFFGASHYLQVRLQRSQSPRVIIDARHINFIDYSGVEMLHQEARRLSRQDRSLTLRRARPQVIEDLCKLEGAAHCPIRFED is encoded by the coding sequence ATGGGTTGGCCCACTCGCCGCACACTATTGCCCTTCCTGACCTGGCTGCCCAGGCAGACCCGCGCCAGCGTCGGTCGTGACCTGCTGGTGGGGTTGAGCGGGGCAATCCTGGCCCTGCCACAATCCATCGCCTATGCCCTGATTGCCGGCCTGCCACCGGAGTATGGTCTCTATGCGGCGATCATCCCGGTGATGATCGCTTGCTTGTGGGGCTCGTCCTGGCACCTGATCTGCGGCCCGACGGCGGCTATCTCCATTGTGCTCTATACCAGCGTCAGCCCCCTGGCCGTGCCCGGCAGTGACGATTACATCATGCTTATCCTGTTGCTGACGTTCATCGCCGGGGTATTCCAATGGCTACTGGGGATACTGCGTTTCGGCGCCCTGGTGAACTTCGTCTCGCACTCGGTGGTGCTTGGCTTCACGCTTGGGGCAGCGGTGGTGATTGCATTGGGGCAATTGCCCAACCTGCTCGGGCTCGATCTGCCCAACCAGGCCACCGCACTCAAGAGCCTGGTGGCCCTGGTCGAGCACGTCGGTGCGGTTGATTACCCGTCACTGATACTGGGGCTGGCGACGTTGGCCGGCGGGCTGGTCCTCAAGCTTTTGGTGCCGCGCTGGCCAGTCCTGTTGATCACCCTGGCCGCCAGCAGCCTGCTGGTGTGGCTATGGCCCGGGGCTTTCGGTCATGTGCAACTGGTCAACGCCTTCGTCGGCAAACTGCCGCCGTTCAGTCCATTGCCGCTGGACCTGGATGCCGTTCTCCGGTTGCTGCCCAGTGCTGTCGCGGTCGGGATGCTGGGGCTGGTGACGAGCTTGTCGATTGCCCGATCCTTGTCCGCGCGCTCCCAGCAACTGATCGACGCAAACCAGGAAGTTCGCGCCCAGGGCCTGTCGAACATGGTCGGGACGCTGTTTTCCGGTTACTTGTCGTCCGGTTCGTTCACCCGTTCGGCCTTGAGTTACGAAGCCGGCGCCTGCTCACCGTTGGCCGGGGTGTTTTCCGCGCTCTGGGTGGCATTGTTCGCCGTGGCCGGTGCGACTTTGATCGCGCATATTCCGATCCCGGCGATGGCCGGCTGCATTCTGTTGATCTGTTGGGGGTTAGTGGATCATCGGGCGATTCGGGCTCTGTTTCGCGTCAGCCGCTCCGAGTTCTTGGTCATGGCCCTGACCTGCGTGGCGACATTGCTGCTGGAATTGCAGACGGCGATCTATGCCGGGGTGTTGGCATCGCTGTTCTTCTACCTCAAGCGCACCTCGCAGCCGAGGGTGCATCAATGGCGCGAAGGCGATGAGGAGATTCTGCGGGTTGGTGGCTCGATTTTCTTTGGTGCCAGTCACTATTTGCAGGTTCGCCTGCAACGCAGCCAAAGCCCCAGGGTCATCATCGACGCCCGGCATATCAACTTTATCGACTATTCCGGCGTTGAAATGCTGCACCAGGAAGCGCGACGCCTGAGCCGCCAGGATCGCAGCCTGACCCTGCGCCGGGCCCGGCCGCAGGTGATCGAGGATTTGTGCAAGCTGGAAGGGGCAGCGCACTGCCCGATCCGCTTCGAGGACTAG
- a CDS encoding dodecin yields the protein MTDHHTYKKVELVGSSPTSIEEAINNALAEAGKSIKHLEWFEVVDTRGHITNGQAAHFQVTLKVGFRIANS from the coding sequence ATGACTGACCATCACACCTACAAGAAAGTCGAACTGGTTGGCTCGTCACCGACCAGTATCGAAGAGGCGATCAACAATGCACTGGCCGAGGCCGGCAAGAGCATCAAGCACCTTGAATGGTTCGAAGTCGTCGATACGCGCGGCCATATCACAAATGGCCAGGCTGCGCATTTCCAGGTGACGCTGAAAGTCGGCTTCCGAATCGCCAATAGCTGA
- a CDS encoding YqjD family protein — protein MANASLRKASLQRMEAEIVSLLKSLESLKEDSSDESRRTLKALKSNAENALRHSRHLLSDVYEEVKVKTRETGAATRDYAQEHPWTTAGVAVGALGLLAAYWLSRRD, from the coding sequence ATGGCCAACGCCTCGTTACGTAAAGCCTCATTGCAACGCATGGAAGCGGAGATCGTGAGTCTGCTCAAATCGCTGGAAAGCCTGAAGGAGGACTCTTCGGACGAATCGCGCAGAACGCTGAAGGCGCTCAAGAGCAATGCCGAAAACGCACTCCGCCATTCCCGCCATCTGCTCAGCGATGTGTATGAAGAAGTCAAAGTGAAAACCCGCGAAACCGGGGCCGCCACCCGTGATTATGCGCAGGAACACCCCTGGACCACAGCGGGAGTTGCCGTCGGTGCGCTGGGACTGCTGGCGGCCTATTGGCTGTCCAGAAGGGATTAA
- the trpA gene encoding tryptophan synthase subunit alpha — protein sequence MSRLEQRFAELKAEGRAALVTFVTAGDPGYDASLAILKGLPAAGADVIELGMPFTDPMADGVAIQLATLRALHAGQTLAKTLQMVREFRVDNTTTPIVLMGYYNPIHRFGVEAFVAQAQEAGVDGLIIVDLPPEHDAELASPAQAAGIDFIRLTTPTTDDVRLPRVLERSSGFVYYVSVAGVTGAGSATTEHVSSAIERLRRHTDLPISVGFGIRTPEQAAAIARLADGVVVGSALVDRIAHATTREQAVNDVLELCSALADGVHKARLN from the coding sequence ATGAGCCGTCTTGAACAACGTTTCGCCGAGTTGAAAGCCGAAGGTCGAGCGGCACTGGTCACCTTCGTCACCGCCGGCGACCCTGGCTACGACGCGTCTCTGGCCATCCTCAAGGGGCTGCCGGCAGCCGGTGCCGACGTGATCGAGCTGGGCATGCCCTTCACCGATCCGATGGCCGATGGCGTGGCCATTCAGTTAGCGACCCTGCGCGCCCTGCATGCCGGGCAGACACTGGCAAAAACCCTGCAAATGGTCCGCGAATTCCGTGTCGACAACACCACCACGCCGATCGTGCTGATGGGTTATTACAACCCGATCCACCGCTTTGGCGTCGAGGCATTCGTTGCCCAGGCCCAGGAAGCGGGCGTTGATGGCTTGATCATCGTCGACCTGCCGCCCGAGCATGATGCCGAACTGGCAAGCCCGGCTCAGGCAGCCGGAATCGACTTCATTCGTTTGACCACGCCGACGACCGATGACGTGCGTCTGCCGCGCGTGCTGGAGCGCAGCTCGGGTTTCGTCTACTACGTTTCGGTTGCAGGTGTGACCGGTGCCGGTTCCGCGACCACCGAGCATGTCAGCAGTGCCATCGAACGCCTGCGCCGTCACACCGACCTGCCGATCAGCGTCGGCTTCGGCATCCGCACACCCGAGCAGGCTGCGGCCATCGCTCGCCTGGCAGACGGGGTGGTGGTTGGTTCGGCTCTGGTCGACAGGATCGCCCACGCCACTACTCGGGAGCAGGCTGTCAATGATGTGCTGGAGCTGTGCTCGGCCCTGGCCGATGGTGTGCACAAGGCACGCCTGAACTGA
- a CDS encoding DUF1161 domain-containing protein, with product MKKFLLAIGLLSLAGTALAAGKPCEELKAEIAAKLDAKGVSGYTLEIVDKGTAADGKVVGTCESGSKEIVYKR from the coding sequence ATGAAGAAGTTTTTGTTGGCAATAGGTTTATTGAGTCTTGCGGGAACGGCTCTGGCAGCGGGTAAACCTTGCGAAGAGCTCAAGGCGGAAATCGCCGCGAAACTGGATGCCAAGGGCGTGTCCGGCTATACGCTGGAGATTGTCGATAAAGGGACTGCCGCAGATGGCAAGGTCGTTGGCACATGTGAAAGCGGCTCCAAGGAAATCGTCTACAAACGCTAA
- a CDS encoding NAD(P)-dependent oxidoreductase, with protein sequence MKNAETPVMKLVIYGAPSSLGSALMAELLRRQHEVIAILDDLNALTSRPGLRTKTGGLHDAEQVKQSVAGCSAVICLLDALAPDDSQAQLNMTRTLINGMQLTNIHRLLLIGDFAVLDSATDQQAEQLRAAEQIVDLLQRSQLRWTLINAPKGVVGLTIEHFSQVSHSLEPGLAEPLTRLSRVAAGLADELMLNLHISEHVNFVC encoded by the coding sequence ATGAAAAACGCCGAAACTCCAGTAATGAAGCTGGTGATCTATGGCGCCCCCAGCAGCCTGGGCAGCGCTTTGATGGCCGAACTGCTGCGGCGCCAGCATGAAGTCATCGCCATTCTCGACGACCTCAATGCCCTGACCTCGCGCCCCGGTCTGCGCACCAAGACTGGCGGGCTGCACGATGCCGAACAGGTCAAGCAAAGTGTTGCGGGCTGCTCGGCGGTGATCTGCCTGCTGGACGCCCTGGCACCCGACGATAGCCAGGCGCAACTCAACATGACCCGAACGTTGATCAATGGCATGCAGCTCACGAACATACACCGCCTGCTGTTGATCGGCGATTTTGCCGTGCTTGATTCAGCCACTGATCAACAGGCCGAGCAGCTTCGTGCCGCCGAGCAAATTGTCGACCTGCTGCAACGCAGCCAATTGCGATGGACCCTGATCAATGCCCCGAAAGGTGTTGTCGGGCTGACCATCGAACATTTCAGCCAGGTCAGCCACAGTCTCGAACCGGGATTGGCCGAACCGCTCACCCGGCTATCGCGAGTGGCGGCGGGGCTGGCTGATGAGCTGATGCTGAATTTGCATATCAGTGAGCATGTAAATTTCGTGTGCTGA
- the trpB gene encoding tryptophan synthase subunit beta, which produces MTQTNFRSGPDANGLFGAFGGRYVAETLMPLVLDLAREYEAAKADPEFLEQLAYFQRDYIGRPNPLYFAERLTEHCGGAKIYFKREELNHTGAHKVNNCIGQVLLAKRMGKKRLIAETGAGMHGVATATVAARFGLPCVIYMGATDIERQQANVFRMKLLGAEIVPVTAGTGTLKDAMNEALRDWVTNVEDTFYLIGTVAGPHPYPAMVRDFQSIIGKETKEQLHAKEGRLPDSLVACVGGGSNAMGLFHPFLDDLSVEIIGVEAGGHGVDTDKHAASLTGGIPGVLHGNRTYLLQDSDGQIADAHSISAGLDYPGIGPEHAWLHEMKRVKYVSINDDEALAAFHTTCRLEGIIPALETAHALAEAIKRAPTLPKDHLMVVCLSGRGDKDMQTVMSHMAAADNQEKLA; this is translated from the coding sequence ATGACCCAGACCAACTTCCGCAGCGGCCCTGATGCCAATGGCCTGTTTGGCGCATTCGGCGGCCGCTACGTGGCTGAAACCCTGATGCCGCTGGTGCTCGATCTGGCCCGTGAATACGAAGCCGCCAAGGCCGACCCGGAATTCCTCGAGCAACTGGCCTACTTCCAGCGCGACTACATCGGTCGCCCGAACCCCTTGTATTTCGCCGAGCGCCTGACCGAGCACTGTGGCGGAGCGAAGATCTACTTCAAGCGCGAAGAACTGAACCACACCGGCGCGCACAAGGTGAACAACTGCATCGGTCAGGTCCTGCTGGCCAAGCGCATGGGCAAAAAGCGTCTGATCGCTGAAACCGGCGCAGGCATGCACGGCGTGGCCACCGCCACCGTTGCAGCCCGCTTCGGCCTGCCTTGTGTCATCTACATGGGCGCCACTGACATCGAACGCCAGCAAGCCAACGTGTTTCGCATGAAGCTGCTGGGTGCCGAGATCGTTCCTGTGACTGCCGGCACCGGCACTCTCAAGGACGCCATGAACGAAGCGCTGCGCGACTGGGTCACCAACGTCGAAGACACTTTCTACCTGATCGGTACTGTGGCCGGCCCGCATCCGTATCCGGCAATGGTTCGCGACTTCCAGTCGATCATTGGCAAGGAAACCAAAGAACAGCTGCACGCCAAGGAAGGTCGCCTGCCGGACAGCCTGGTCGCTTGCGTTGGCGGGGGTTCCAATGCCATGGGCCTGTTCCACCCGTTCCTCGATGACCTGAGCGTGGAAATCATCGGTGTTGAAGCGGGCGGCCATGGCGTCGATACCGACAAGCATGCCGCGAGCCTGACCGGCGGCATACCTGGCGTATTGCACGGCAACCGTACCTACCTGCTGCAGGACAGTGACGGCCAGATCGCCGATGCCCACTCGATTTCCGCCGGCCTGGACTACCCTGGCATCGGCCCGGAACACGCGTGGTTGCATGAGATGAAACGCGTCAAATACGTCAGCATCAACGACGATGAAGCCCTGGCTGCGTTCCACACCACCTGCCGCCTGGAAGGCATCATTCCTGCGCTGGAAACCGCCCATGCCCTGGCCGAAGCGATCAAGCGCGCACCCACGCTGCCCAAGGATCACCTGATGGTGGTGTGTCTTTCCGGCCGTGGCGACAAAGATATGCAAACCGTAATGAGCCATATGGCCGCCGCTGACAATCAGGAGAAGCTGGCATGA
- a CDS encoding LysR family transcriptional regulator — MSRDLPPLNALRAFEATARLNSVSQAAEHLHVTHGAVSRQLKVLEEHLGVALFVKDGRGLKLTDAGIRLRDASSEAFERLRTVCSELSQGSADAPFVLGCSGSLLARWFIPRLGRLKAELPDLRLHLSAGEGDLDPRRPGLDALLVFAEPPWPADMQVHVLASERIGPVLSPHFARFAQLQQAPARALLGETLLQTTSRPQAWPTWARQNGIAADALSYGQDFEHLYYLLEAAVAGLGIAIAPEPLVADDVRAGRLAAPWGFCETPAQLVLWVPKRAADGRAEQLAQWLRAELMRQAD; from the coding sequence ATGAGCCGTGATCTTCCACCGTTGAATGCCCTGCGGGCATTTGAAGCGACTGCCCGGCTGAACAGCGTCAGCCAGGCGGCCGAGCATCTGCATGTCACTCATGGAGCGGTCAGTCGGCAGCTCAAGGTGCTCGAAGAGCATCTGGGGGTTGCTCTGTTCGTCAAGGATGGACGCGGCCTGAAACTCACAGATGCCGGCATCCGCCTGCGCGATGCCAGCAGCGAGGCCTTCGAGCGCCTGCGCACTGTCTGTAGCGAGTTGAGCCAAGGCAGTGCCGATGCGCCTTTTGTTCTCGGTTGCTCGGGAAGCTTGCTGGCGCGCTGGTTCATTCCACGCCTTGGGCGATTGAAGGCTGAGCTGCCGGATCTTCGTCTGCACTTGTCCGCGGGCGAAGGCGACCTTGATCCGCGTCGCCCGGGCCTGGATGCCTTGCTGGTGTTTGCCGAGCCGCCGTGGCCGGCGGACATGCAGGTGCATGTCCTGGCCAGTGAAAGGATCGGGCCGGTGCTCAGCCCGCATTTCGCCCGTTTTGCCCAACTACAGCAGGCCCCTGCCCGAGCGCTGCTCGGCGAAACCCTGCTGCAGACGACCTCGCGGCCCCAAGCCTGGCCCACTTGGGCACGGCAGAACGGTATTGCAGCCGATGCACTGAGTTACGGTCAGGATTTCGAGCATTTGTATTACTTGCTGGAAGCGGCAGTGGCCGGCCTGGGCATTGCCATTGCCCCGGAACCCCTGGTTGCCGATGACGTCCGGGCTGGTCGCCTGGCGGCACCCTGGGGGTTTTGCGAGACTCCGGCACAGCTGGTGTTATGGGTGCCCAAGCGCGCCGCCGATGGGCGCGCCGAGCAGTTGGCGCAGTGGCTCAGGGCTGAGCTGATGCGCCAGGCAGATTAA
- the choX gene encoding choline ABC transporter substrate-binding protein: MRTLSTVVTAMVLVSASLQAWAEQSCSTVKMADPGWSDIAATNAITRVLLEGMGYKAKIDTLAVPITYGGLKDGLVDVFMGNWMPAQQGFYDKFVANGDVVQLSKNLEGTEFTLAVPDYVWDAGVRDFADLNKFADKFDQKLYGIGSGAPANLSLQEIIKKNDFDLGQWKLVESSEQAMLSEVTRAVKRERFITFLGWTPHPMNVQLKMHYLKGGEAYFGSTGSVYTLTRKGYAEACPNVGKLLRNLTFTQEMENSIMAEVANKKVSNADAAKAWIKANPAVLEAWLDGVKTLDGKDALAEVKTRL, from the coding sequence ATGAGAACGTTATCCACAGTCGTCACCGCAATGGTCCTGGTATCAGCCAGTTTGCAAGCCTGGGCCGAACAGAGCTGCAGTACGGTGAAAATGGCCGATCCGGGCTGGAGCGACATCGCCGCGACCAACGCCATTACTCGCGTTCTGCTCGAAGGCATGGGCTACAAGGCAAAAATCGATACGCTGGCCGTACCGATCACCTACGGCGGCCTCAAGGACGGCTTGGTGGATGTATTCATGGGCAACTGGATGCCGGCCCAACAAGGCTTCTACGACAAGTTCGTGGCCAACGGCGATGTGGTCCAGTTGAGCAAAAACCTCGAAGGCACCGAGTTCACCCTGGCCGTGCCCGACTATGTCTGGGACGCCGGCGTGCGTGATTTTGCCGACCTCAACAAATTCGCCGACAAGTTCGACCAGAAGCTGTATGGCATCGGTTCCGGCGCCCCGGCGAACCTGTCGCTGCAGGAGATCATCAAGAAAAACGACTTCGACCTGGGCCAGTGGAAACTGGTCGAGTCCAGCGAGCAGGCGATGCTTTCCGAAGTCACCCGCGCCGTTAAGCGCGAGCGCTTCATCACCTTTTTGGGCTGGACGCCTCACCCGATGAACGTGCAGCTGAAAATGCACTATCTGAAGGGCGGCGAAGCCTATTTCGGCTCCACGGGCAGCGTTTACACCCTGACCCGCAAGGGCTACGCAGAGGCCTGTCCGAATGTGGGCAAACTGTTGCGCAACCTGACCTTCACCCAGGAGATGGAGAACAGCATCATGGCCGAGGTGGCCAACAAGAAAGTCAGCAATGCCGATGCTGCCAAAGCCTGGATCAAGGCCAACCCGGCGGTACTGGAGGCCTGGCTGGACGGGGTCAAGACCCTGGACGGCAAGGATGCGCTGGCAGAGGTCAAGACCCGGCTGTAA
- a CDS encoding DOPA 4,5-dioxygenase family protein yields the protein MQRIKGYHAHVYFDENTLEQARQLCEEASRLFPVTMGRIHQKPVGPHPDWSCQLSFGPEVVGVVLPWLALYRNGLVIFLHPLTGDELADHRDHAIWMGAVRPLDLSIFTQSL from the coding sequence GTGCAAAGGATCAAGGGCTATCACGCCCATGTGTATTTCGACGAAAACACCCTCGAGCAGGCGCGCCAATTGTGTGAAGAGGCCTCGCGGCTGTTTCCGGTAACCATGGGGCGGATTCACCAGAAGCCGGTGGGGCCGCATCCGGACTGGAGTTGCCAGTTGTCGTTCGGGCCGGAAGTAGTAGGCGTGGTGCTGCCATGGCTGGCGTTGTACCGCAACGGGTTGGTGATTTTCCTGCACCCGTTGACCGGTGACGAGCTGGCCGATCATCGCGATCATGCCATTTGGATGGGGGCGGTGCGGCCGTTGGACCTGTCGATCTTCACGCAAAGTCTGTAG
- the betC gene encoding choline-sulfatase — protein sequence MKRKNILFIMADQMAAPLLPFYAPSPIKLPNLSRLAATGVVFEAAYCNSPLCAPSRFTLVSGQLPSKIGAYDNAADFPADVPTYAHYLRRLGYRTALSGKMHFCGPDQLHGYEERLTSDIYPADYGWAVNWDEPDVRPSWYHNMSSVLQAGPCVRTNQLDFDEEVVFKAQQYLFDHVREDGDQPFCLTVSMTHPHDPYTIPKPFWDLYRDEDIPLPQNPLAQAEQDPHSQRLLKVYDLWDKPLPVDKIRDARRAYFGACSYIDSNVGKLLQTLEETGLADDTLIVFSGDHGDMLGERGLWYKMHWFEMSARVPLLICDPKQFAAARVSAAVSTCDLLPTLVELAGGKLDPDLPLDGRSLLPHLQGEGGHDEVFGEYMAEGTVGPLMMIRRGAYKFIYSEDDPCLLFDLSNDPQEREDLSQSPAQRALFESFVAQARAKWDIPAIHQQVLASQRRRRFVAQALSLGKLKSWDHQPLVDASQQYMRNHIDLDDLERKARYPQPCQ from the coding sequence ATGAAGCGCAAGAACATTCTTTTCATCATGGCCGATCAGATGGCCGCGCCGCTGTTGCCTTTCTATGCGCCATCACCGATCAAGCTGCCAAACCTGAGCCGGCTTGCCGCAACCGGGGTCGTGTTCGAGGCCGCCTACTGCAACAGCCCACTGTGTGCACCTTCGCGCTTCACGCTGGTGAGCGGCCAGCTGCCAAGCAAGATCGGTGCTTACGACAACGCTGCCGATTTTCCCGCCGATGTGCCGACCTATGCCCATTACCTGCGGCGCCTGGGATATCGCACTGCGTTATCAGGGAAGATGCACTTCTGTGGGCCGGATCAGTTGCATGGTTATGAGGAACGCCTGACCAGCGACATTTATCCGGCCGATTATGGCTGGGCGGTGAACTGGGATGAGCCGGATGTACGCCCAAGCTGGTACCACAACATGTCCTCGGTTTTGCAGGCCGGGCCTTGTGTGCGCACCAACCAGCTGGACTTCGACGAGGAGGTGGTGTTCAAGGCCCAGCAGTATCTGTTCGATCATGTCCGTGAAGACGGCGATCAGCCGTTCTGCCTGACCGTGTCGATGACCCACCCACACGATCCCTACACCATTCCCAAGCCGTTCTGGGACCTGTACCGCGACGAAGACATCCCCCTGCCACAGAACCCGCTGGCCCAGGCCGAGCAGGATCCGCACTCGCAGAGGTTGCTCAAGGTGTATGACCTGTGGGACAAGCCCCTGCCTGTGGATAAGATCCGCGATGCCCGTCGCGCCTACTTCGGCGCCTGTAGCTACATCGACAGCAATGTCGGCAAGCTGCTGCAGACGCTGGAAGAGACGGGACTGGCCGACGACACCCTGATCGTCTTCTCCGGCGACCACGGGGACATGCTCGGCGAACGCGGGCTCTGGTACAAAATGCACTGGTTCGAAATGTCGGCCCGGGTACCCCTGCTGATCTGCGATCCGAAACAATTCGCCGCTGCAAGGGTGAGCGCCGCGGTGTCGACCTGCGACCTGCTGCCGACCCTGGTCGAGTTGGCGGGCGGCAAGCTGGACCCGGACCTGCCGCTGGACGGCAGATCCCTGCTCCCGCATCTGCAAGGCGAGGGCGGCCATGATGAAGTGTTCGGCGAATACATGGCCGAAGGCACGGTCGGCCCGCTGATGATGATTCGCCGTGGCGCCTACAAGTTCATCTACAGCGAAGACGATCCCTGCCTGCTCTTCGACCTGAGCAATGATCCACAGGAGCGCGAAGACCTGAGCCAATCTCCGGCACAACGGGCGCTGTTCGAGTCCTTTGTTGCCCAGGCACGGGCCAAATGGGACATACCGGCAATCCATCAACAGGTGCTGGCAAGCCAGCGCAGACGACGCTTCGTCGCCCAGGCGTTGAGCCTCGGCAAGCTGAAGAGCTGGGACCACCAGCCGCTGGTAGATGCCAGTCAGCAATATATGCGCAACCATATCGATCTCGACGATCTGGAGCGCAAGGCACGTTATCCACAACCCTGCCAATAA
- a CDS encoding choline sulfate utilization transcriptional regulator: MFESLGELSLDLLRAFEAAARQRSFTAAAIELGTTQPAVSQQIKRLEEQLATRLFDRIYRGIELTEAGTLLFEQVHMGLESIDNGLAAITAQQQHEVLQVATDFAFAAYWLMPRLHRFHQANPQVDVSLVTSERSHAMLRTDIDVAVLFSDGRFKQGESHWLFSEEVFPVCSPKLLEGRATPLPAQALLEWPLLHLRGETSSHWFDWSGVFRALDIHTPPAPGQLRFDNYTLLIQAAIAGQGVAIGWRHLIDALLDQGLLCRPIAGSATSSRGYYVVLPQRKRRGPLIQRFVDWLMQEQNTIGR; the protein is encoded by the coding sequence ATGTTTGAAAGTCTTGGAGAACTCTCTCTGGACCTGCTGCGAGCCTTCGAAGCCGCGGCGCGCCAGCGCAGCTTTACCGCGGCAGCCATCGAGCTGGGCACTACGCAGCCCGCCGTCAGCCAGCAGATCAAGCGCCTGGAGGAGCAGCTGGCAACGCGCTTGTTCGATCGTATCTATCGCGGTATCGAGCTGACCGAGGCCGGCACCTTATTGTTCGAGCAAGTCCATATGGGCCTGGAAAGCATCGACAACGGCCTCGCCGCCATCACCGCACAGCAGCAACACGAGGTGTTGCAGGTGGCGACCGATTTTGCCTTTGCCGCCTATTGGTTGATGCCGCGCCTGCACCGCTTCCACCAGGCCAACCCTCAAGTGGACGTCAGCCTGGTGACCAGCGAACGCAGCCACGCCATGCTGCGCACCGATATCGACGTAGCGGTGCTGTTTAGCGACGGACGCTTCAAGCAAGGCGAAAGCCATTGGTTGTTCAGCGAGGAAGTCTTCCCGGTGTGCAGCCCGAAACTCCTTGAAGGCCGCGCCACACCGCTCCCCGCCCAGGCGCTGCTGGAATGGCCGCTGTTGCACCTGCGTGGCGAAACCAGCAGCCACTGGTTCGACTGGAGTGGCGTGTTTCGCGCCCTGGACATCCACACGCCGCCGGCACCGGGACAACTGCGCTTCGATAACTACACCCTCCTGATCCAGGCCGCGATCGCCGGCCAGGGCGTAGCCATTGGCTGGCGGCATTTGATCGACGCCCTGCTCGACCAGGGCCTGCTATGCCGCCCCATTGCCGGGTCGGCAACTTCCTCGCGGGGTTATTACGTGGTGCTGCCCCAGCGCAAGCGCCGGGGGCCATTGATTCAGCGGTTTGTCGATTGGTTGATGCAAGAGCAGAACACAATAGGGCGTTGA